A part of Gossypium hirsutum isolate 1008001.06 chromosome A07, Gossypium_hirsutum_v2.1, whole genome shotgun sequence genomic DNA contains:
- the LOC107934007 gene encoding fasciclin-like arabinogalactan protein 7 precursor, whose amino-acid sequence MEFSRVSMISCFAFLLCSSLAYGASSPPAPMAMSPSPTPTPAPAPAPEYVNLTYLLSVAGPFHTFLNYLESTKVLDTFQNQANNTDQGITIFVPKDSAFKALKKPSLSNLTNDQLKSLILFHAMPKFYSLADFNKLSTKGPVSTLAGSQYSLNFTDNSGTVHLDSGWSKTKVSSAVHSTDPVAIYQVDKVLLPEAIFGTDIPPMPPAPAPAPDISPAADAPSAETKGKGSSSKAEPSTSSSHRIMNFGTWNQLVLALFGGWVMFF is encoded by the coding sequence ATGGAGTTTTCCAGGGTTTCTATGATTAGTTGTTTTGCATTTCTCTTGTGCTCCTCCTTGGCATATGGTGCCTCTAGTCCTCCAGCTCCTATGGCAATGAGTCCCAGTCCGACACCGACACCGGCACCAGCACCTGCACCGGAATATGTAAACCTAACTTATTTGCTCTCTGTGGCTGGTCCATTTCACACATTCCTCAACTACCTTGAATCCACTAAAGTCCTGGATACTTTCCAAAACCAAGCCAACAACACTGACCAAGGCATTACGATTTTCGTGCCAAAAGATAGTGCCTTCAAAGCTCTTAAGAAGCCTTCATTATCAAATCTCACTAATGACCAGCTTAAATCACTCATCCTTTTCCATGCCATGCCCAAATTCTACTCTCTCGCGGACTTCAACAAGCTTAGTACCAAAGGCCCTGTTAGTACCCTCGCCGGTAGCCAATACAGTTTGAACTTCACAGACAATTCCGGCACTGTTCACCTCGATTCTGGATGGAGCAAAACGAAAGTTTCCAGCGCTGTTCACTCAACTGACCCTGTTGCCATATACCAAGTCGATAAAGTCCTTCTTCCAGAGGCTATCTTCGGAACTGACATTCCTCCAATGCCACCAGCTCCTGCCCCTGCTCCCGATATTAGCCCAGCTGCAGATGCTCCATCAGCAGAAACCAAGGGAAAAGGTTCTTCATCCAAGGCCGAACCTTCAACTTCATCATCCCATAGGATCATGAACTTTGGGACATGGAATCAGCTGGTTTTGGCATTGTTCGGTGGGTGGGTGATGTTCTTCTAA